One genomic segment of Pseudomonadota bacterium includes these proteins:
- a CDS encoding RNA methyltransferase, which produces MRGYFGIGVEGISKAMNVGSLFRTAHAFGASFVFTIAAVYDRDEGGLADTSDTGDQVPFYEYPDLASFTLPHGCQLVGIEIAKDANELPSFRHPRTAAYVLGSERFGLSEAMLARCAHVVRIPTRFSINLAIAGAIVLYDRTISLGRFAPRPVAAGGPTESLAPPQFGPPAFRRRGPG; this is translated from the coding sequence ATGCGCGGCTATTTCGGCATCGGTGTCGAGGGTATCAGCAAGGCGATGAATGTCGGCAGCCTGTTTCGCACCGCGCATGCCTTTGGAGCGAGCTTCGTCTTCACCATCGCCGCCGTCTACGACCGCGACGAGGGCGGGCTCGCCGACACCTCGGACACGGGCGACCAGGTGCCGTTCTACGAATATCCCGATCTCGCCAGCTTCACCCTGCCGCATGGCTGCCAGCTCGTCGGCATCGAGATCGCGAAGGACGCGAACGAGCTGCCGAGCTTTCGCCATCCCCGCACCGCCGCATACGTGCTGGGCTCGGAACGCTTCGGCCTGTCCGAGGCGATGCTCGCCCGCTGCGCCCATGTCGTGCGCATCCCCACGCGCTTCTCCATCAACCTCGCGATCGCCGGCGCGATCGTGCTCTACGATCGCACCATCAGCCTCGGCCGCTTCGCGCCCCGGCCGGTCGCCGCCGGCGGCCCCACCGAATCCTTGGCCCCACCGCAATTCGGCCCGCCCGCCTTCCGCCGCCGCGGGCCTGGGTGA
- a CDS encoding DsrE/DsrF/DrsH-like family protein, with the protein MARKLIIVLVNTDPRNGEELGAPFVQAAVAAAMDYEVEVVCMATAGKLMRRGVAETLVVKPGADKTVYDFIKEAHEHGAKLYACPSNLDLFDMTEADLIPECAGFIGSAHLVVQIMEDDVRVLTY; encoded by the coding sequence GTGGCCCGCAAGCTCATCATCGTGCTCGTCAACACCGATCCGCGCAACGGCGAGGAGCTGGGCGCGCCTTTCGTCCAGGCCGCGGTCGCCGCCGCCATGGACTATGAGGTCGAGGTCGTCTGCATGGCGACCGCCGGCAAGCTGATGCGCCGCGGCGTCGCCGAGACGCTGGTGGTCAAGCCCGGCGCCGATAAGACCGTCTACGACTTCATCAAGGAAGCCCATGAGCACGGCGCCAAGCTCTACGCCTGCCCGAGCAATCTCGATCTCTTCGACATGACCGAGGCGGACCTGATCCCGGAATGCGCCGGCTTCATCGGCTCGGCGCATCTCGTCGTCCAGATCATGGAGGACGACGTTCGCGTGCTGACCTATTGA
- a CDS encoding alpha/beta hydrolase, which translates to MSTMEWTLDRSFDYEGDTIRYRVMGTGPDLVLVHGTPFSSYVWHRIAREAGRTWRIHVYDLLGYGQSTRREGQDVSLAVQDKVLAALLAHWRLDRPAIVGHDFGGATVLRAHLLDGCDFNRILLIDPVAIRPWGSPFVRHVRDHEAAFQGIPAYIHEAMVARYLRGTMARQISDAELAPYLSPWLGPVGQPAFYRQIGQMDERFTDEVEARLDTIRCPLSILWGEDDGWIPVAQGARLQRMVPGSRLRIVPKAGHLLQEDAPEAVVAAIYDLGV; encoded by the coding sequence ATGTCGACGATGGAATGGACCCTCGATCGGAGCTTCGACTACGAGGGCGACACGATTAGGTACCGCGTCATGGGCACCGGTCCCGATCTCGTGCTCGTTCATGGGACACCGTTTTCGTCCTATGTCTGGCATCGGATCGCGCGGGAAGCGGGGCGCACGTGGCGAATCCATGTCTATGACCTTCTGGGCTATGGCCAATCCACCAGGCGAGAAGGCCAAGACGTGTCGCTTGCCGTCCAAGACAAGGTGCTCGCGGCGCTTCTGGCGCATTGGCGGCTCGACCGTCCGGCAATCGTCGGCCACGATTTCGGCGGCGCAACGGTGCTACGCGCGCATCTTCTCGACGGATGCGACTTCAATCGAATCTTGCTCATCGATCCGGTCGCCATCCGGCCGTGGGGGTCGCCCTTCGTGCGGCACGTTCGTGACCATGAGGCGGCATTCCAAGGCATTCCGGCCTATATCCACGAGGCCATGGTCGCGCGCTACCTGCGCGGCACGATGGCCCGCCAAATTTCCGATGCCGAGCTCGCACCCTACCTCTCGCCATGGCTTGGCCCGGTTGGACAACCTGCCTTCTATCGGCAGATTGGACAGATGGATGAGCGCTTCACCGACGAAGTCGAGGCTCGGCTCGACACCATCCGTTGCCCGTTGAGCATCCTTTGGGGCGAGGACGACGGATGGATACCGGTCGCCCAGGGCGCTCGTCTGCAGCGCATGGTTCCGGGTTCGCGGCTGCGGATCGTGCCAAAGGCTGGACACTTGCTCCAGGAGGACGCGCCAGAAGCCGTAGTGGCCGCCATCTATGATCTCGGCGTCTAG
- a CDS encoding lipoate--protein ligase family protein, giving the protein MEARPALRLRVIDFGYASAIQSHALYHGLAAAFAAGDASVLSLVSPIEPHISIGLHQDLAHEIDEAYCAGRGLPVIRRRLGGGAAYLDRDQLFFHFILPGAGALEPPAALFARTMAPVIETYRTFGIEARYQPPGDIVVGQRKIGACAGAAIGDASVVIGSFMFDFDAATMASALRAPSEEFRAILRAALEERITTMRALLPAVPGRDEVKRRFLGECARAFGLPVEISQPSVPEARAIQAAAEALLEPDSTEAARGPMARHAVKVAEGTVLSECGFKTQGDPVRLVLLEQDGRIAELRLGGAIAGLTGRAMQALTLRLRGTALDAEALRRGLAREAADLRLALPPPELEQLARAIEAARRQQ; this is encoded by the coding sequence GTGGAAGCTCGGCCGGCCCTCCGTCTCCGCGTCATCGATTTCGGCTATGCCTCGGCGATCCAGTCACATGCCCTCTATCACGGGCTCGCCGCTGCCTTCGCCGCAGGAGATGCTTCCGTTCTGTCCCTGGTGAGCCCGATCGAGCCGCATATCTCCATCGGCCTCCATCAAGACCTCGCTCATGAGATCGACGAGGCCTATTGCGCCGGCCGCGGGCTGCCGGTCATTCGCCGGCGCTTGGGCGGCGGCGCCGCCTATCTCGATCGCGATCAGCTGTTCTTTCATTTCATCCTGCCCGGCGCCGGCGCGCTCGAACCTCCGGCGGCACTGTTCGCCCGGACCATGGCTCCGGTCATAGAGACCTATCGCACCTTCGGGATCGAGGCGCGCTATCAGCCACCCGGCGACATCGTCGTCGGCCAGCGCAAGATCGGCGCCTGCGCCGGTGCCGCGATCGGCGATGCCTCCGTCGTCATCGGCAGCTTCATGTTCGACTTCGACGCGGCCACCATGGCTTCGGCCCTCAGGGCGCCATCGGAGGAGTTTCGCGCCATCCTGCGGGCCGCCCTCGAGGAACGGATCACGACCATGCGGGCGCTGCTGCCGGCCGTCCCCGGGAGGGACGAGGTCAAGCGCCGCTTTCTCGGCGAATGCGCCCGTGCCTTCGGGCTGCCGGTCGAGATCTCGCAACCGAGCGTCCCAGAGGCGAGGGCGATCCAGGCGGCGGCTGAGGCGCTGCTGGAGCCGGACTCGACCGAAGCCGCGCGCGGCCCGATGGCGCGCCATGCGGTCAAGGTGGCGGAAGGCACGGTCCTGTCCGAGTGCGGCTTCAAGACCCAAGGCGATCCCGTTCGGCTCGTTCTCCTGGAGCAGGACGGCCGCATCGCCGAGCTCAGGCTCGGGGGCGCCATCGCCGGATTGACGGGGCGGGCGATGCAAGCATTGACGCTCCGGTTGCGCGGCACCGCGCTCGATGCCGAAGCGCTGCGCCGCGGGCTCGCCCGGGAAGCGGCCGACCTCCGGCTCGCCTTGCCGCCGCCGGAGCTGGAGCAGCTAGCCCGCGCCATTGAGGCGGCACGCCGGCAGCAATGA
- a CDS encoding ABC transporter ATP-binding protein: protein MGNAHVLADLGDRAEVAPAVAPGLLEVEDLHVEFRTSAGVVHAVQGLSFKVKPGEIVAIVGESGSGKSVSALSIMRLLPRRTARIAKGSIRFEGRDLLGLSDEEMRQIRGRDISMIFQEPMTSLNPLLPIGLQITEPLTIHLGMTEEQSKARAVELMRLVGISAPETRLEQYPHQLSGGMRQRVMIAIGLACNPKLIIADEPTTALDVTIQAQILELMKDLARRFNIALILITHNLGIVARYADRVIVLYAARLVEQGEADAVFHRPRHPYSMGLLRAVPRLDRPRGQRLETIEGLPPNLTDAPPGCRFQPRCPHRIARCADDPPLIEVEPDHVSACFRAAEIAAGQLTEQRAGTGAIVGDEVQRRAPLLSVRHLVKHFAVNSGWRGSRSTVRAVEDVSFDIFPGETLGLVGESGCGKTTIGRLILRLETPTSGEIRIEGRDLARASQTDLIAIRRRVQVIFQDPYSSLNPRMTVGEIVAEPLAVHRIVETPRAVAERVALLLGQVGLRPEMRARYPHQLSGGQRQRVGIARALAFEPAFIVCDEAVSALDVSIQGQIINLLEDLQQAYGLAFLFIAHDLAVVRHISMRVVVMYLGRVMEVALRDELYRDPLHPYTKLLLDAAPVPDPTIEKARAPRLISGELPSALRPPVGCVFHTRCPMASQECKEAVPALREVRPGHYAACIKV from the coding sequence ATGGGGAATGCTCATGTCTTGGCTGACCTTGGCGATCGAGCCGAGGTTGCCCCCGCTGTTGCGCCTGGCCTCTTGGAAGTCGAGGATCTCCATGTGGAGTTCCGGACCTCCGCCGGCGTGGTGCACGCTGTCCAAGGGCTGAGCTTCAAGGTCAAGCCCGGCGAGATTGTCGCCATCGTCGGCGAATCGGGCAGCGGCAAGTCGGTTTCGGCCCTGTCGATCATGCGGCTTTTGCCGCGCCGAACCGCCCGCATCGCCAAGGGCAGCATCCGCTTCGAGGGCCGCGATCTCCTCGGCCTGTCGGACGAGGAGATGCGCCAGATTCGCGGGCGCGACATCTCGATGATCTTCCAGGAGCCGATGACCTCGCTCAATCCGCTCCTGCCGATCGGGCTGCAGATCACCGAGCCCTTGACCATCCATCTCGGCATGACCGAGGAGCAGTCGAAGGCCCGTGCCGTCGAGCTGATGCGGCTCGTCGGCATCTCCGCGCCCGAGACCAGGCTCGAGCAATATCCCCATCAGCTCTCCGGCGGCATGCGCCAGCGGGTGATGATCGCGATCGGACTCGCCTGCAACCCGAAGCTCATCATCGCCGACGAGCCGACCACGGCGCTCGACGTCACCATCCAGGCGCAGATCCTCGAGCTGATGAAGGACCTCGCGCGCCGTTTCAACATCGCCCTCATCCTGATCACGCACAACCTCGGCATCGTGGCGCGCTATGCCGACCGGGTGATCGTGCTCTATGCGGCTCGCCTCGTCGAGCAGGGCGAGGCCGATGCGGTGTTTCACCGGCCGCGCCATCCCTACTCCATGGGCCTGTTGCGCGCGGTGCCGCGGCTGGATCGGCCGCGCGGCCAGCGGCTGGAGACGATCGAGGGCCTGCCGCCCAATCTGACGGATGCGCCGCCGGGTTGCCGCTTCCAGCCGCGCTGCCCGCACCGGATTGCTCGATGCGCCGACGACCCGCCCTTGATCGAGGTCGAGCCCGACCACGTCTCGGCCTGCTTCCGCGCCGCCGAGATCGCGGCCGGCCAGCTCACCGAGCAGCGAGCCGGCACCGGAGCGATCGTCGGCGACGAGGTCCAGCGCCGCGCGCCGCTCCTCTCGGTGCGCCATCTGGTCAAGCACTTCGCCGTCAATTCCGGCTGGCGCGGCAGCCGGTCTACCGTGCGTGCCGTCGAGGATGTGAGCTTCGACATCTTTCCCGGCGAGACGCTGGGCCTCGTCGGCGAGTCCGGCTGCGGCAAGACCACGATCGGCCGCCTGATCCTCCGCCTGGAGACGCCGACCTCCGGCGAGATCAGGATCGAGGGACGCGATCTTGCCCGCGCCAGCCAGACGGACCTCATCGCCATTCGCCGGCGCGTGCAGGTCATCTTCCAGGATCCCTATAGCTCGCTCAATCCCAGGATGACGGTGGGCGAGATCGTCGCCGAGCCCTTGGCGGTGCATCGCATCGTCGAGACCCCTCGGGCGGTGGCGGAACGGGTGGCGCTGCTTCTCGGCCAGGTAGGGCTGAGACCGGAGATGCGCGCCCGCTATCCCCATCAGCTCTCGGGCGGGCAAAGGCAGCGCGTCGGCATCGCCCGCGCGCTCGCCTTCGAGCCGGCCTTCATCGTCTGCGACGAGGCCGTCTCGGCGCTCGATGTGTCGATCCAAGGCCAGATCATCAACCTGCTCGAGGACCTGCAGCAGGCCTACGGCCTCGCCTTCCTCTTTATCGCCCACGATCTGGCGGTGGTTCGCCACATCTCGATGCGCGTGGTGGTGATGTATCTGGGTCGGGTCATGGAGGTGGCACTTCGCGACGAGCTCTATCGCGATCCGCTTCACCCCTACACCAAGCTCCTCTTGGACGCTGCCCCGGTCCCCGACCCGACGATCGAGAAGGCGCGGGCGCCACGGCTCATCTCCGGCGAGTTGCCGAGCGCGCTCCGCCCCCCGGTCGGCTGCGTCTTCCATACCCGCTGTCCGATGGCGAGCCAGGAATGCAAGGAGGCCGTCCCGGCGCTGCGCGAGGTCCGGCCGGGGCATTACGCCGCCTGCATAAAGGTGTAA
- a CDS encoding ABC transporter substrate-binding protein, producing MRRLTTLRVLAAGLLAAGLAGWPAFADEPKRGGILNLAISAETATYDGIASDTFATMHFAAPFYSELLKFDLASYPKLKGDLAESWSVASDLKSYTFKLKPNVTFHDGSPLTSADVKASYDRMRKPSPGVVSVRQATFEDIGTIETPDPLTVVFRMADVNPGMLEHFASPWNFIYSAAKLAQDPKFPEQNILGSGPFRFVEHVRGSHVQGVRNDKYFQAGKPYLDGFRGVFMLQPAAMLNAMQGGQVLGEFRGISPAERDRLKQAMGDKIRTEESSWTLNLLVSFNTQKKPFDDVRVRRALSMAIDRWGGSQGLARTSTLNGVGGLMRPGSTYATPEAELVKLPGFSKDIGASRAEAKKLLAEAGVPNLSFKLLNRSIAQPYTPAGVFLVDQWRQIGVTVENLQQETSPYFAALSSGNYDVAVDFSNLFMDEPTLGLSKYVSFDRAPENRSRVIDRDIDSLFDKQRHSVDTKVRGDLIRQMEKRTLEQSYSVPLLWWHRIVATNAKLMGWQMSASHLLGQDLADVWLAE from the coding sequence ATGCGCAGACTAACGACGTTGCGGGTACTCGCCGCCGGCCTGTTAGCCGCTGGTCTCGCCGGCTGGCCTGCCTTCGCCGACGAGCCGAAGCGGGGCGGGATCCTCAATCTTGCCATCTCGGCCGAGACGGCGACTTATGACGGCATTGCCTCCGACACCTTCGCCACCATGCATTTCGCGGCGCCATTCTACTCCGAGCTGCTCAAGTTCGACCTCGCGAGCTATCCGAAGCTGAAGGGCGATCTGGCCGAGTCCTGGAGCGTAGCCAGCGACCTCAAGTCCTACACCTTCAAGCTGAAGCCGAACGTGACCTTCCACGACGGCTCGCCCCTGACCTCGGCCGACGTCAAGGCGAGCTATGACCGCATGCGCAAGCCGTCGCCGGGCGTGGTCTCGGTCAGGCAGGCGACCTTCGAGGACATCGGCACGATCGAGACGCCGGATCCGCTGACCGTGGTCTTCCGCATGGCGGACGTGAACCCGGGCATGCTCGAGCACTTCGCCAGCCCCTGGAACTTCATCTATTCCGCCGCCAAGCTCGCCCAGGATCCGAAGTTCCCCGAGCAGAACATCCTCGGCTCCGGTCCGTTCAGGTTCGTCGAGCATGTGCGCGGCAGCCACGTGCAGGGTGTGCGCAACGACAAGTACTTCCAGGCCGGCAAGCCCTATCTGGACGGCTTCCGCGGCGTCTTCATGCTGCAGCCGGCCGCCATGCTGAACGCCATGCAGGGCGGGCAGGTGCTGGGCGAGTTCCGCGGCATCTCGCCGGCCGAGCGCGATCGGCTGAAGCAGGCGATGGGCGACAAGATCCGCACCGAGGAGTCGAGCTGGACCTTGAACCTCTTGGTCAGCTTCAACACCCAGAAGAAGCCTTTCGACGACGTCCGCGTCCGGCGCGCGCTGTCGATGGCCATCGACCGCTGGGGCGGCAGCCAGGGCTTGGCGCGCACTTCGACCTTGAACGGCGTCGGCGGCCTCATGCGCCCCGGCTCGACCTACGCCACGCCCGAGGCGGAGCTGGTCAAGCTGCCAGGCTTCAGCAAGGATATCGGCGCCTCGCGCGCCGAGGCGAAGAAGCTCCTGGCCGAGGCCGGCGTTCCGAACCTCAGCTTCAAGCTGCTCAACCGCTCGATCGCCCAGCCCTACACCCCGGCCGGCGTGTTCCTGGTCGACCAGTGGCGGCAGATCGGCGTGACGGTTGAGAATCTGCAGCAGGAGACCTCGCCGTATTTCGCCGCGCTCTCCAGCGGCAACTATGACGTGGCGGTCGACTTCTCCAACCTGTTCATGGACGAGCCGACGCTCGGCCTGTCGAAGTACGTCTCCTTCGACCGGGCGCCGGAGAACCGCTCCCGGGTGATCGACCGCGACATCGATTCCTTGTTCGATAAGCAACGCCACAGCGTCGATACGAAGGTGCGCGGCGATCTCATCCGGCAGATGGAGAAGCGCACCTTGGAGCAGTCCTATTCGGTGCCTCTCCTCTGGTGGCACCGGATCGTCGCCACCAATGCCAAGCTCATGGGCTGGCAGATGTCGGCGAGCCATCTCCTGGGTCAGGATTTGGCCGACGTCTGGCTCGCCGAGTGA
- a CDS encoding ABC transporter permease produces MLRYTANRLLLMVPTLIGVAVLVFFMLRIIPGDVVEVKLRADGGNVSQQTIEVERKRLGLDRPMAVQFADWMVGLATLDLGTSMWTTRPVREEIAIRLELSIEVAIMATFFAVLIAVPLGMTAALMRDTWIDYVVRLVTIGGLAVPSFWLGMMIMIGLLTFFNWLPPITFTPIYVDLKENLTQLVWPAMAVGYRYSAVVARMIRSSLLEVLGEDYIRTARAKGVYEKLVIGRHALRNALLPAITVIGLEFAFLIGGLVVTEQVFNLNGLGKLFVQSVSRSDFTLVQGLVMLIALFYVSVNLVVDLLYAVFDPRVRYR; encoded by the coding sequence ATGCTGCGCTACACCGCTAACCGGCTCCTGTTGATGGTACCCACACTCATCGGGGTGGCGGTGCTGGTGTTCTTCATGCTGCGGATCATTCCCGGCGACGTGGTCGAGGTGAAGCTCCGCGCCGATGGCGGCAATGTCAGCCAGCAGACGATCGAGGTCGAGCGCAAGCGGCTCGGCCTCGATCGGCCGATGGCGGTGCAGTTCGCCGACTGGATGGTGGGTCTGGCGACGCTCGATCTCGGCACTTCCATGTGGACCACCCGGCCGGTCAGAGAGGAGATCGCCATCCGGCTCGAGCTGTCGATCGAGGTGGCGATCATGGCGACCTTCTTCGCGGTCCTCATCGCCGTGCCGCTCGGCATGACCGCAGCACTGATGCGCGACACCTGGATCGACTACGTCGTGCGCCTGGTCACCATCGGCGGCCTCGCCGTGCCGTCGTTCTGGCTCGGCATGATGATCATGATCGGGCTGCTGACGTTCTTCAATTGGCTGCCGCCGATCACCTTCACGCCGATCTATGTCGATTTGAAAGAGAATCTGACGCAGCTCGTGTGGCCGGCGATGGCGGTCGGCTACCGCTACTCCGCCGTGGTCGCGCGCATGATCCGCTCGTCGCTCCTGGAGGTGCTGGGCGAGGACTACATCCGCACCGCGCGCGCGAAAGGCGTCTACGAGAAACTGGTGATCGGCCGCCACGCGCTGAGGAACGCGCTCCTGCCGGCGATCACGGTCATCGGGCTGGAATTCGCCTTTCTCATCGGCGGGCTGGTGGTGACCGAGCAGGTGTTCAACTTGAACGGCCTCGGCAAGCTGTTCGTGCAGAGCGTGTCGCGCAGCGACTTCACCCTGGTGCAAGGCCTGGTCATGCTGATCGCGCTGTTCTACGTTTCGGTCAATCTCGTCGTCGACCTGCTCTACGCGGTCTTCGATCCCAGGGTGCGCTACCGGTGA
- a CDS encoding ABC transporter permease, translated as MTIAETVYRPTRTLRQSLLVRFCRAQPLGAVSLVVIVAMMAAGVFSELAAPYDPVAIDFGGMLAAPSLQHFCGTDAFGRDVFSRIIYGARTALAIGFLSSLSGSSIGAVLGATSAYFGGHIDNWVQRLIDIMLAFPIIVLALVVVTVLGRSLVLGVDANLIVAIAIPIIPNVTRVVRAAALSIRNLPYIDAARAGGYSHARIILRHMAPNLVAPYIIMFTAFIAQAILLEASLSFLGLGVTEPTPAWGLMLSGNATDFFKEAPWMIFFPGLAISLAVFAFNLFGDSLRDWLDPKFKT; from the coding sequence ATGACCATCGCCGAGACTGTCTACCGGCCGACGCGCACGCTCCGGCAGAGCCTGCTCGTGCGCTTCTGCCGGGCGCAGCCCCTGGGTGCCGTGAGCCTGGTGGTCATCGTGGCGATGATGGCCGCCGGCGTCTTCTCCGAATTGGCCGCACCCTACGATCCGGTGGCGATCGATTTCGGCGGGATGCTGGCGGCGCCGTCGCTGCAGCATTTCTGCGGCACCGACGCCTTCGGCCGCGATGTGTTCTCGCGCATCATCTATGGGGCGCGCACCGCGCTGGCGATCGGCTTCCTCTCTTCCTTGAGCGGCTCCTCCATCGGCGCCGTGCTGGGCGCCACGTCGGCCTATTTCGGCGGCCACATCGACAATTGGGTGCAGCGCCTCATCGACATCATGCTGGCCTTCCCGATCATCGTGCTGGCGCTCGTGGTGGTAACCGTGCTCGGACGCAGTCTCGTGCTCGGCGTCGACGCCAACCTCATCGTCGCCATCGCCATTCCCATCATCCCGAACGTGACCCGGGTGGTACGGGCCGCCGCGCTGTCGATCCGCAACCTGCCCTACATCGATGCGGCGCGCGCCGGCGGCTATTCCCATGCCCGGATCATCTTGAGGCACATGGCCCCGAACCTGGTGGCGCCCTACATCATCATGTTCACCGCCTTCATCGCCCAGGCGATCCTGTTGGAGGCCTCGCTCTCCTTCCTCGGCCTCGGCGTGACCGAGCCGACGCCGGCCTGGGGTCTCATGCTGTCGGGCAACGCCACGGATTTCTTCAAAGAGGCGCCGTGGATGATCTTCTTCCCGGGCCTCGCCATCAGCCTCGCGGTGTTCGCCTTCAATCTCTTCGGCGATTCCTTGCGCGATTGGCTCGATCCCAAGTTCAAGACGTAG
- the tcuA gene encoding FAD-dependent tricarballylate dehydrogenase TcuA — MALRHDVVVVGAGNAALCAALAAREAGADVLVLEAAPEPFSGGNTRFTAGAMRVVYDGVEDLRRLMPDLTDEEVARTDFGTYTAEQFMDDMGRVTQWRSDPELAETLVGGSREALLWMRSKGVRFQPIYGRQAFKVDGKFKFWGGLTVEAWGGGPGLIEALTAAIRREGIALWYGARAVRLINEDDGVAGVMVKHDGVSREVRAGAVVLACGGFEANTEWRTRYLGPGWDLAKVRGSRFNMGDGIRMALEIGASPAGNWSGCHAVGWERNAPEFGDLAVGDAFQKHSYPFGIMVNAKGRRFVDEGADFRNYTYAKYGRVVLEQPGQFAWQVFDAKVVHLLRDEYRIKQVTKVAAGTIEELAGKLEDVDTTAFKDEIARYNPAVRTEIPFNPNVKDGRRTEGLAIDKSNWANTIDTPPFEAYAVTCGITFTFGGLRIDGAAGVVDTAGAPIGGLFAAGELVGGLFYFNYPGGTGLTSGSVFGRIAGGAAASHALSRRQRSAERSSS, encoded by the coding sequence ATGGCCTTGCGCCATGACGTGGTCGTGGTTGGGGCGGGCAATGCCGCTCTCTGCGCTGCCTTGGCGGCCCGCGAAGCGGGTGCCGATGTGCTGGTACTGGAAGCCGCACCCGAGCCCTTCAGCGGTGGCAATACGCGGTTTACCGCCGGCGCCATGCGGGTCGTCTATGACGGTGTGGAGGATTTACGGCGCCTGATGCCGGACTTGACCGACGAGGAGGTGGCCCGCACCGATTTCGGTACCTACACCGCCGAACAGTTCATGGACGACATGGGCCGGGTCACGCAATGGCGCAGCGACCCGGAGCTGGCAGAGACCCTGGTCGGCGGCAGCCGCGAGGCGCTCCTGTGGATGCGCTCGAAGGGAGTGCGCTTCCAGCCGATCTACGGCCGCCAAGCCTTCAAGGTCGACGGCAAGTTCAAGTTCTGGGGTGGGCTCACGGTCGAGGCCTGGGGCGGCGGGCCGGGCCTGATCGAGGCCTTGACCGCCGCCATCCGCCGCGAGGGCATCGCCCTTTGGTACGGGGCGCGGGCGGTTCGCCTCATCAATGAGGACGACGGCGTCGCCGGCGTTATGGTCAAGCATGACGGGGTGAGCCGGGAGGTGCGGGCGGGTGCGGTGGTTCTGGCGTGCGGCGGCTTCGAGGCGAACACCGAGTGGCGCACCCGCTATCTCGGGCCCGGCTGGGATCTGGCCAAGGTCCGCGGCAGCCGCTTCAACATGGGCGACGGCATCCGCATGGCGCTCGAGATCGGCGCCTCGCCCGCCGGCAACTGGTCGGGATGCCACGCCGTCGGCTGGGAGCGGAACGCGCCGGAGTTCGGCGATCTCGCCGTGGGTGACGCCTTCCAGAAGCACAGCTATCCCTTCGGCATCATGGTCAACGCCAAAGGCCGGCGGTTCGTCGACGAGGGTGCGGATTTCCGCAACTACACCTATGCGAAATACGGCCGCGTCGTCTTGGAGCAGCCCGGGCAATTCGCCTGGCAGGTGTTCGATGCCAAGGTCGTGCATTTGCTGCGCGACGAATATCGCATCAAGCAAGTGACCAAGGTCGCGGCCGGCACGATCGAAGAGCTGGCGGGCAAGCTGGAGGATGTCGACACGACCGCCTTCAAGGACGAGATCGCCCGCTACAACCCAGCCGTCAGGACCGAGATTCCGTTCAATCCCAACGTCAAGGACGGCAGGCGCACAGAAGGGCTCGCCATCGACAAGTCGAATTGGGCGAACACGATCGACACCCCACCCTTCGAAGCCTATGCCGTCACCTGCGGCATCACCTTCACCTTCGGAGGGCTCAGGATCGACGGCGCGGCGGGCGTGGTGGACACTGCGGGTGCGCCCATCGGCGGGCTCTTCGCCGCAGGCGAGCTCGTCGGCGGCCTCTTCTATTTCAACTATCCCGGCGGCACCGGCTTGACCTCAGGCTCGGTGTTCGGCCGCATCGCCGGCGGCGCGGCCGCAAGCCACGCGCTCAGCCGCCGGCAGCGATCCGCTGAGCGATCATCGTCTTGA